In Pyricularia oryzae 70-15 chromosome 2, whole genome shotgun sequence, one genomic interval encodes:
- a CDS encoding ADP-ribosylation factor → MAAIIKGLYDWLLRTFWATEMDVTMIGLQNAGKTSLLRVLSGGEFTIDTIPTVGFNMKKVQRGHVTMKCWDMGGQERFRGMWERYCRGVTAILFIVDVADFDQIPTAKQHLHSLMGCESLVGIPLLVLGNKSDLPDKLSVDELIDAMDLKSINTREVSCYGISAKEETNLDAVIQWLMKYSSK, encoded by the exons ATGGCTGCCATCATCAAAGGCCTTTACGACTGGTTGCTCAGAACTTTCTG GGCAACCGAGATGGACGTGACCATGATTGGACTACAAAATGCCGGCAAGACATCTTTGCTACGAGTTCTTTCG GGTGGCGAATTTACCATAGA CACGATCCCCACTGTTGGCTTCAACATGAAGAAGGTGCAAAGGGGTCATGTCACAATGAAATGCTGGGATATGGGGGGACAGGAACGGTTCCGCGGCATGTGGGAGAGGTATTGCCGTGGCGTGACAGCGATTCTATTCATCGTGGATGTGGCCGACTTTGACCAGATACCAACAGCCAAGCAACACCTGCACTCATTGATGGGATGCGAGTCTCTTGTGGGTATCCCGCTTCTGGTACTTGGTAACAAATCCGATCTACCGGACAAGTTATCGGTCGACGAGCTGATTGATGCCATGGACCTGAAAAGCATAAACACGCGTGAGGTGTCTTGCTATGGAATCAGCGCCAAAGAGGAAACGAACCTGGATGCGGTTATCCAATGGTTGATGAAGTACTCTAGCAAATGA
- a CDS encoding tyrosinase, translating into MPPATTLLLLSIIGAACLVPSVIAASAYDYGFDTGPLIRRQVSENGNNPRNRIVAKGARRSNDSKSVPLRREIREFQEDGDQWTLFILGLSLMQFDDQDEAISFYQIAGIHGVPFVEWNGVQATPGNELAGYCLHENTLFPTWHRPYLALYEQILYNHIQQIASWYQDVSTRKRYQRAAVNFRIPYWDWAATPPEGESLLPLAVSGSPVVEVAGPNGVQNISNPLYAYEFRPLDASAFYMAPWDHWDRTLRSPSSQGSEATSNNTKVGLALDQNHGVLQQRVYTILSSYDNYTTFSNEAWFPKGDSRHDSIESVHDAIHSIAGLGGHMTYIPFSSFDPIFWLHHTNLDRLFTIWQVVHPDVWIEPQPASMASYTTSAGDIMTSKTLLAPFFADVNGTFWTSDTVRDPEVFQYNYKETAGARFAGKPQTEDETAAQIRVISTINRLYGQSSPARLAYSPSSLHRSKSFKAHTTNTFTDAAATGDSSRSILHRGRSYRDWTINVHAEKQELETTYFVHFFNGFPPAAADSWISAPNLIGTLSMFASPNSIGMVAGAGANKINLVSGTIPLTSHLAGKVADGELASLEVDQVEPYLKRLLQLRVVLVDGTPIDRRAVPSLHISLVSSEVMAPETEFELPKWGDSVHHFEIC; encoded by the exons ATGCCACCAGCAACCACGCTACTTCTGCTGTCCATCATCGGAGCTGCATGTCTAGTTCCGTCAGTGATTGCTGCAAGCGCATATGATTATGGATTCGACACAGGACCTCTCATCAGGAGACAGGTCAGCGAGAATGGGAACAACCCACGGAATCGCATCGTTGCCAAGGGCGCTCGCCGATCCAACGACAGTAAATCGGTGCCACTACGTCGAGAAATTCGAGAGTTTCAGGAGGATGGCGACCAATGGACGCTATTTATTCTGGGCCTGAGCCTGATGCAGTTTGATGACCAGGACGAGGCAATTTCCTTTTACCAAATCGCCG GCATTCATGGTGTGCCATTTGTGGAATGGAATGGTGTTCAAGCAACGCCTGGAAACGAGCTGGCAGGCTATTGCCTCCACGAGAACACGCTGTTTCCCACTTGGCATCGCCCATACTTGGCTCTGTACGAG CAAATTCTTTATAACCACATCCAGCAAATTGCGTCCTGGTACCAAGACGTGTCGACTAGAAAACGATACCAGCGCGCTGCTGTCAACTTTCGCATCCCATACTGGGATTGGGCAGCGACGCCTCCAGAGGGCGAGAGCCTGCTGCCTTTGGCAGTAAGTGGAAGCCCTGTTGTAGAAGTTGCTGGCCCCAATGGAGTACAAAACATCTCGAACCCCTTGTACGCATATGAATTCCGACCCCTTGACGCTTCTGCCTTTTACATGGCGCCT TGGGACCACTGGGACCGAACCCTTCGATCACCAAGCAGCCAAGGCTCAGAGGCAACGTCCAACAACACAAAGGTGGGCTTGGCCCTTGACCAGAATCATGGCGTGCTTCAGCAGCGCGTGTACACCATATTGTCTAGCTATGACAACTACACCACCTTCAGCAATGAGGCATGGTTTCCAAAGGGAGACAGCAGGCACGACTCGATCGAGTCGGTCCATGACGCCATACACAGCATCGCGGGACTTGGTGGACATATGACCTACATACCCTTCTCATCATTCGACCCCATCTTTTGGTTGCATCACACGAACCTCGATCGCCTGTTTACAATCTGGCAAGTCGTACACCCAGATGTATGGATTGAACCACAACCAGCGAGCATGGCGTCTTACACAACCTCCGCAGGGGACATTATGACTTCCAAGACTCTGTTGGCCCCCTTTTTCGCCGACGTCAACGGTACCTTCTGGACCTCAGACACGGTGAGGGATCCCGAGGTTTTCCAGTACAACTACAAAGAGACGGCCGGGGCCAGGTTTGCCGGCAAGCCCCAGACAGAGGATGAAACGGCGGCCCAGATCCGGGTCATCTCAACCATCAACAGACTCTATGGGCAGTCAAGCCCTGCACGCCTGGCTTATTCCCCATCGTCCCTGCACAGATCAAAGAGCTTCAAGGCGCATACCACCAACACCTTCACTGACGCAGCAGCGACTGGTGACTCGTCGAGATCGATATTGCATCGTGGCCGCAGCTACCGTGACTGGACCATCAATGTACACGCCGAGAAACAGGAGCTTGAAACCACGTACTTTGTCCACTTCTTCAACGGCTTCCCACCGGCCGCGGCAGATAGTTGGATATCTGCTCCCAATCTCATAGGAACACTTAGCATGTTTGCCTCGCCCAACAGCATAGGCATGGTGGCAGGGGCTGGCGCCAATAAGATCAACCTTGTCTCTGGCACGATCCCCCTCACTTCACACCTTGCGGGAAAGGTTGCCGATGGTGAGCTTGCAAGTTTGGAGGTCGACCAAGTAGAGCCCTACCTGAAGCGTTTATTGCAGCTGCGGGTAGTGCTTGTTGATGGGACACCCATCGATAGACGTGCCGTGCCGAGTCTTCACATATCGCTGGTTAGCTCCGAGGTCATGGCGCCCGAGACCGAATTCGAGCTTCCGAAGTGGGGAGACTCGGTTCATCATTTTGAAATTTGCTGA
- a CDS encoding DNA-directed RNA polymerase I subunit RPA2, protein MAPSATSTQWDHEYNTLRRENLFRNPPTDHSAYPALQTAVNPHIESFNALFRDDGKPGLIDHAIRDIGTKYFLDGDASMPSSERNRLSVRIKEVSLQKSWVPTTNKFAKTREIFPSECRERHVSYRGKLSATFEYQINNGELKECVRDIGQMPIMVKSNRCHLEGNSPALLVQRKEESEELGGYFIVNGNEKIIRLLLLNRRNFPLAINRPSFQNRGPAYTPYGIILRSVRPDETSQTNVLHYLNDGNVTFRFSWRKNEYLVPVMMILKALVETNDSEIFEGLCGPPGSKGVGNSFLTDRVELLLRTYKSYGLYSKTKTRAYLGEKFRVVLGVQDSMSHYDVGTEFLKKIVLVHLGSHDVTEQEDADKFRMILVMMRKLYALVAGECAVDNPDAVQNQEILLGGYLYGMILKERLEEFVAVSLRAALRDYLRRSPANTFTSAAFEKDFPANIFRRTNENLGNSLEYFLSTGNLQSPSGLDLQQTSGFVVVAEKLNFLRFISHFRMVHRGSFFAQLKTTTVRKLLPESWGFLCPVHTPDGSPCGLLNHLAHKCKIMTDAVDVSAIPRLATELGVVDTSSADTEESVPVMLDGKILGWCSPKQSRTIADTLRYWKVEGSHGVPVHMEIGLVPPSNGGSYPGIYMASQPSRMVRPVKYLPLEKEDYVGTHEQPYMSIACTEPEIVSGESTHVEFDPTNMLSILANMTPFSDFNQSPRNMYQCQMGKQTMGTPGAAISRRTDNKMYRIQTGQTPIVRAPLHNEYGFDNFPNGMNAVVAVISYTGYDMDDAMIINKSAHERGFGHGTIYKTKKITLKDDSRTRSTKHITKMFGFAPNTTVKARDLEKLDLDGLPRIGSKVEQGDIIAAWHTVSADYSDQLVNRDGLTHYEKYKDSETAFVEEIRLVGNENGTEPLQTVSIKFRIPRSPVIGDKFSSRHGQKGVASQKWPMIDMPFSESGMQPDVIINPHAFPSRMTIGMFVESLAGKSGALHGLAQDSTPFKFDEQNTAADYFGHQLMKAGYNYHGNEPMYSGITGQELAADIYIGVVYYQRLRHMVNDKFQVRTTGPVVPTTGQPIKGRKRGGGIRVGEMERDALLAHGTAFLLQDRLLNCSDYTRSWICRTCGTFLSVQPTVSPFVGKRKVNTVRCRSCAQRLDRLDEDVDLATLEGEIWEDGQGNQWIGGDNTTVVVVPGALKFLDVELAAMGVKLKYRVDPKDAPRKGPTKRAGVDGFRVGNSTVALPPVH, encoded by the exons ATGGCTCCCTCCGCTACCAGTACCCAGTGGGATCATGAATACAACACACTCCGCCGCGAGAACCTCTTCCGGAACCCTCCGACCGATCACTCAGCCTACCCAGCTCTGCAAACTGCTGTCAATCCTCACATTGAGTCGTTCAATGCGCTTTTCAGGGACGATGGCAAGCCAGGCCTTATAGACCACGCCATCAGGGATATCGGGACCAAGTACTTCCTGGACGGTGATGCCAGCATGCCATCGTCGGAAAGGAATAGGCTCTCCGTACGTATCAAGGAAGTCAGCTTGCAAAAGTCTTGGGTGCCGACTACCAACAAATTCGCCAAAACACGAGAGATATTCCCATCAGAGTGCCGAGAGCGTCATGTATCATACAGGGGAAAACTCTCTGCGACTTTCGAATACCAGATCAACAATGGCGAACTCAAGGAGTGTGTCCGTGATATAGGCCAGATGCCCATCATGGTCAAG TCAAACAGGTGCCATCTTGAAGGCAACTCGCCTGCCCTGCTTGTGCAGCGCAAGGAGGAGAGTGAGGAACTCGGTGGCTACTTCATTGTGAATGGCAATGAAAAGATCATCCGGTTGCTGCTGCTAAACCGACGAAATTTCCCGCTGGCCATCAACCGTCCCAGTTTTCAGAACAGAGGCCCAGCTTACACCCCATACGGTATCATACTGCGCTCTGTCCGCCCCGACGAAACCTCTCAAACCAACGTGCTCCACTACCTCAACGATGGAAATGTCACATTCCGGTTCTCGTGGAGGAAGAATGAGTACTTGGTCCCTGTCATGATGATTCTGAAGGCGCTTGTGGAGACCAACGACAGTGAAATCTTTGAGGGATTGTGCGGCCCTCCAGGGTCCAAGGGCGTGGGCAACTCTTTCCTGACAGATCGTGTCGAGCTTCTCCTGCGTACATACAAGTCCTACGGCCTTTACAGCAAGACAAAAACCAGGGCATACCTGGGCGAAAAGTTCAGGGTCGTCCTCGGCGTCCAGGACTCCATGTCTCACTACGATGTCGGCACCGAGTTCCTCAAGAAGATAGTCCTTGTGCACCTGGGTAGCCATGACGTGACTGAACAAGAAGATGCCGACAAGTTTCGAATGATCCTTGTGATGATGAGGAAACTATACGCCCTCGTCGCAGGCGAATGCGCCGTGGACAACCCGGATGCGGTCCAAAATCAGGAGATTTTGCTGGGTGGTTATCTCTACGGCATGATCCTTAAGGAGCGTTTGGAGGAGTTTGTGGCAGTTTCGCTGAGGGCTGCGCTGCGAGATTATCTTCGGAGATCACCCGCCAACACATTCACTTCTGCCGCGTTTGAAAAAGACTTCCCCGCCAACATCTTCAGAAGAACAAACGAAAACCTTGGAAACAGCCTTGAGTACTTCTTGTCTACCGGCAACCTTCAGAGCCCATCGGGTCTGGATCTACAGCAAACGTCCGGGTTCGTGGTGGTTGCGGAAAAATTGAACTTCTTGCGTTTCATCAGTCACTTCCGCATGGTACATCGTGGTAGCTTCTTCGCCCAACTCAAGACAACAACAGTCCGCAAGCTTCTGCCAGAATCCTGGGGCTTTTTGTGCCCTGTGCACACGCCTGATGGTTCCCCTTGCGGTCTTCTGAATCATCTGGCGCACAAGTGCAAGATTATGACGGACGCGGTCGACGTCTCCGCCATCCCGAGGCTCGCTACTGAGCTTGGAGTTGTGGACACTTCATCAGCAGACACCGAGGAGAGCGTACCTGTGATGCTCGACGGCAAAATTCTCGGATGGTGCTCGCCGAAACAATCTCGTACCATAGCAGACACGCTGCGGTATTGGAAGGTTGAAGGCTCACACGGCGTTCCAGTACACATGGAGATCGGTCTGGTGCCTCCATCAAACGGGGGCTCTTACCCTGGAATATACATGGCATCTCAGCCCTCTAGGATGGTCAGGCCTGTGAAATATCTCCCTCTCGAGAAGGAAGATTACGTGGGCACTCACGAGCAGCCCTATATGTCCATCGCCTGTACAGAGCCCGAAATCGTCTCGGGCGAGTCGACTCACGTCGAGTTCGATCCCACAAACATGCTGTCAATCTTAGCCAACATGACACCTTTCTCAGACTTCAACCAGTCGCCAAGAAACATGTATCAATGCCAAATGGGTAAACAAACTATGGGAACTCCGGGAGCAGCCATCAGTCGTCGAACAGATAACAAGATGTACCGCATCCAAACCGGCCAGACACCAATTGTCCGAGCCCCGCTTCACAACGAGTACGGCTTTGACAACTTCCCCAACGGCATGAATGCGGTTGTGGCCGTTATTTCCTACACGGGGTACGACATGGACGACGCTATGATCATCAACAAATCGGCCCACGAGCGAGGATTTGGGCATGGAACAATCTACAAGACCAAGAAGATCACGCTCAAGGATGACTCTAGAACAAGGTCGACGAAGCATATTACCAAGATGTTTGGCTTTGCCCCCAATACAACCGTCAAGGCGCGGGATCTTGAGAAGTTGGATCTTGACGGCTTGCCGCGCATTGGTAGCAAGGTTGAGCAAGGTGATATCATCGCCGCCTGGCACACTGTCTCGGCGGATTACAGTGATCAACTAGTCAACCGCGACGGGCTCACACACTATGAGAAGTACAAGGACTCTGAAACGGCTTTCGTCGAGGAGATCCGCCTTGTTGGTAACGAAAACGGCACAGAGCCGCTGCAGACAGTGTCGATCAAGTTCAGGATACCACGATCTCCTGTCATTGGCGACAAGTTCTCGTCACGCCACGGGCAAAAAGGTGTGGCGTCTCAAAAGTGGCCTATGATTGATATGCCTTTCTCGGAGTCGGGGATGCAGCCAGATGTCATCATCAACCCGCACGCTTTCCCGTCTCGAATGACGATCGGCATGTTTGTCGAGTCGCTCGCCGGAAAGTCTGGAGCTTTGCACGGACTTGCTCAAGACTCGACTCCTTTCAAGTTTGACGAGCAAAACACGGCCGCCGATTACTTTGGTCATCAGCTCATGAAGGCAGGGTACAACTATCACGGCAACGAGCCCATGTATTCTGGTATCACCGGTCAGGAGTTGGCGGCGGACATATACATCGGCGTGGTTTATTACCAGAGGCTACGACACATGGTTAACGACAAGTTCCAAGTACGAACGACGGGTCCGGTGGTTCCGACGACGGGTCAACCGATCAAGGGAAGAAAACGAGGTGGTGGTATCAGAGTTGGAGAGATGGAGCGTGACGCCCTCTTGGCCCACGGAACGGCATTCCTGTTGCAGGATCGCCTGCTAAACTGCTCGGACTATACGAGGTCGTGGATTTGCCGGACCTGTGGCACATTCCTCTCGGTGCAGCCGACAGTGTCACCATTTGTCGGTAAACGCAAAGTCAACACGGTCAGGTGCAGGAGTTGTGCGCAGCGGCTAGATAGACTTGACGAGGATGTTGATCTCGCGACCCTCGAAGGTGAGATATGGGAGGATGGACAGGGTAACCAATGGATCGGAGGTGACAACACCACCGTCGTGGTTGTCCCGGGAGCCCTCAAGTTCTTGGACGTGGAGCTGGCGGCCATGGGTGTCAAACTCAAGTACCGCGTTGACCCCAAGGATGCGCCACGCAAGGGACCTACCAAGCGGGCGGGGGTGGATGGTTTCCGTGTTGGGAACTCGACGGTTGCTCTTCCTCCTGTGCACTGA